In one Ictalurus furcatus strain D&B chromosome 28, Billie_1.0, whole genome shotgun sequence genomic region, the following are encoded:
- the LOC128603906 gene encoding uncharacterized protein LOC128603906, with product MASSMVKFTWCSCRNYKIQSKDTHEKCLICLGIQHAKEAILEYGKCPHCAKMDWSTCIKRLTKVQEVIYQEAQQRKNEASQTGIQPKFEPVVSSATVKGAKSVKVVSATPTVSQTENAAPAPSFSTAPVMFTLLSPSLDVPDPNAATVNGAYVSRVGLQHKLDSAPSAAPTSMPSTSHKRRRSSRCHPCCMKHSSRGCGRRRKHSPSSRSSSHTSWSSESSCESVREKRARRGKRNYANINRQSDQLLMMVQQKLEAQQRAMQVQWSVMERRLDVLEKRSSTDVPNSAETSNVFTTSQVDQGQQTGTSSGSVPLLNAVKQEDGPVDISHALNSSLPLRVSSMQEVLTSEELQNLIVRAAKRLGIDFPQSQNDSLHPIMVPEFEDLVQSTWSNPASSQPFRPVFSELYKLHESQAPPYDHMPEVNKLMSAIFQAVMPTRNREQPVPPGHWRFTDALAENSYQTAGMLAKTANYLRYLSDYQKGLLAEISENPTSQTLTDVLSELKLIGEFTFQLSSHQAELSGRIMAASVAVKRQISMANTNYTDSLKATFADLPFAVETRK from the coding sequence ATGGCAAGTTCGATGGTGAAATTTACCTGGTGTTCTTGCCGCAACTATAAaatccagtccaaagacacgcacgAAAAGTGTTTAATCTGCCTGGGAATCCAACACGCCAAAGAGGCCATCCTGGAGTATGGAAAATGTCCGCACTGTGCCAAGATGGACTGGAGTACTTGTATCAAGCGTCTCACCAAGGTGCAGGAGGTGATCTATCAGGAGGCCCAGCAACGGAAAAATGAGGCGTCTCAGACCGGAATTCAGCCTAAATTTGAACCGGTGGTGTCGTCTGCTACGGTTAAAGGTGCTAAATCTGTGAAAGTGGTGTCTGCTACACCTACTGTATCACAGACTGAAAATGCTGCTCCTGCGCCGTCTTTCTCCACTGCACCGGTCATGTTCACCCTTCTCTCGCCGTCTTTGGACGTACCTGACCCAAACGCTGCAACGGTAAATGGTGCATACGTATCACGTGTAGGCTTGCAGCATAAGCTAGACTCGGCTCCGTCTGCAGCGCCTACATCGATGCCTTCGACCTCACACAAGAGACGCCGTTCGTCTAGGTGTCACCCATGCTGCATGAAGCACTCGAGCAGGGGCTGTGGACGGAGACGGAAACACTCCCCCTCCTCGCGTTCCTCCTCGCACACGTCCTGGAGCTCCGAATCCTCCTGCGAATCTGTTAGGGAGAAGAGGGCACGACGGGGAAAGAGGAATTATGCAAACATCAACAGGCAGAGTGACCAGCTGCTTATGATGGTGCAGCAGAAACTGGAAGCCCAACAGAGAGCCATGCAGGTACAGTGGAGCGTGATGGAAAGAAGGCTCGACGTCTTGGAGAAGAGGAGTTCAACCGATGTTCCAAATTCAGCAGAAACCTCCAACGTGTTCACCACATCCCAAGTGGATCAGGGACAACAGACAGGTACCTCTTCTGGATCTGTTCCCCTTTTGAATGCGGTAAAACAAGAAGACGGGCCAGTAGATATCTCGCATGCTTTAAATTCCAGTTTACCGCTGCGAGTCAGTTCAATGCAAGAGGTTCTCACGTCTGAAGAGCTGCAGAATCTCATAGTACGCGCAGCCAAACGCTTGGGTATCGATTTTCCCCAATCCCAAAACGACTCACTACATCCAATTATGGTGCCAGAATTTGAGGACTTGGTCCAAAGTACGTGGTCCAACCCAGCGAGCTCACAACCCTTCAGGCCAGTGTTCTCTGAGTTGTACAAGCTTCACGAAAGCCAGGCTCCACCTTATGATCATATGCCCGAAGTCAACAAGCTGATGTCGGCCATCTTCCAAGCCGTCATGCCTACAAGAAACAGAGAACAGCCCGTCCCTCCTGGACACTGGAGGTTCACTGACGCGCTTGCAGAAAACTCGTATCAAACCGCCGGCATGCTAGCAAAGACGGCTAACTATTTGCGTTACTTGTCGGATTACCAGAAGGGCCTTTTGGCAGAGATTTCCGAAAACCCGACTTCTCAAACACTCACAGATGTTCTAAGTGAGCTTAAGCTCATCGGAGAGTTCACTTTTCAGCTCTCCTCACACCAGGCAGAACTTTCTGGAAGGATCATGGCAGCATCTGTGGCCGTTAAACGACAGATATCGATGGCCAATACCAACTACACAGATTCGCTAAAAGCTACGTTTGCAGATCTTCCGTTTGCCGTCGAGACTCGAAAATAG
- the surf4 gene encoding surfeit locus protein 4 codes for MGQEDIMSTAEDVADQFLRVTKQYLPHLARLCLISTFLEDGIRMWFQWYEQRDYIEATWSCGYFLATCFVLLNLLGQLGGCVLVLSRNFVQYACFGLFGIIALQTVAYSILWDLKFLMRNMALGGGLLLLLAESRSEGKSMFAGVPTMGESSPKQYMQLGGRVLLVLMFMTLLHFDSSFFSILQNMVGTALIVLVAIGFKTKLAALTLVVWLMAINVYFNAFWTVPAYKPMHDFLKYDFFQTTSVVGGLLLVVALGPGGVSMDEKKKEW; via the exons ATGGGGCAGGAGGATATCATGAGCACGGCGGAGGATGTCGCGGATCAG TTCCTCAGAGTGACGAAACAGTACCTGCCTCACCTGGCGCGCCTGTGTCTCATCAGCACCTTCCTGGAGGACGGCATCCGCATGTGGTTCCAGTGGTACGAGCAGAGAGACTACATCGAGGCCACCTGGAGCTGCGGCTACTTCCTGGCCACCTGCTTTGTGCTGCTTAACCTTTTAGGACAGCTGG GTGGCTGTGTCCTTGTTCTCAGTAGAAATTTTGTACAGTATGCTTGCTTTGGATTATTTGGCATTATCGCGCTACAG ACTGTTGCCTACAGTATCCTATGGGATCTAAAGTTTTTGATGAG GAACATGGCTCTGGGAGGCGGGCTGCTGCTACTCTTGGCCGAGTCACGCTCGGAGGGCAAGAGCATGTTCGCCGGTGTGCCTACGATGGGCGAGAGCTCCCCCAAGCAGTACATGCAGCTGGGTGGCCGCGTGCTCCTCGTTCTCATGTTCATGACCCTGCTGCACTTCGACTCCAGCTTCTTCTCG ATCCTACAGAACATGGTGGGCACAGCCCTCATCGTCCTGGTGGCCATCGGCTTCAAGACCAAGCTGGCGGCTCTCACCTTGGTGGTGTGGCTCATGGCCATCAACGTCTACTTCAACGCCTTCTGGACGGTGCCTGCCTACAAGCCCATGCACGACTTCCTCAAGTACGATTTCTTCCAGACCACGTCGGTCGTCGGCGGCCTGCTGCTAGTGGTGGCTCTCGGTCCCGGGGGCGTGTCCATGGACGAGAAGAAAAAAGAGTGGTAA